A genomic region of Rhodococcus sp. B50 contains the following coding sequences:
- a CDS encoding replication protein: MPGTSQGSAHPETRPTTYTSTLGTSTDSDHVDFPLPQPFTDAEWDAIVAAAVANVAALEAAQPQDNPAEAAVCELLDTQPAHTRTALSLPVPAGACARVPTWHSRRYWLSLCEWITVHTERGRAALKRHGIAARTFLQVCAAHAAYAESTTGRHVYASLDTLAGAETMSIDKLKRGRRVLKALELGVELTRGKKLNAVEREAAARLYTHIHGQSPVRLQIGAASVWALSAPAWAVEAMPSPDKPHKQPRRRPTHSTPKTGSSTTRATSPTQRRSPDSAPQSPSGSSLQDLSVRKDHQARERAGEKNSIPSVTRPLALQRAAAQLVDRIPALRTIVGIDDATGRRRGHIGTICDLLLDAGIDTDRWTGIDIAAALTHDGTSRGWTWPTTETMTAPLRLVAYRLSGLDWTGPSPTEQKLRGRTRRGETPAEAAHRLVTSYRRVLATASATQAPLASDEHRRTVRAQLAADLAAKKAPAGCAR; this comes from the coding sequence GTGCCAGGTACGTCTCAGGGTAGCGCACACCCTGAAACTCGCCCAACCACCTACACTTCCACCCTCGGCACCTCAACCGACAGCGATCACGTCGACTTCCCACTTCCGCAACCGTTCACCGACGCCGAATGGGACGCGATCGTTGCCGCCGCCGTCGCGAACGTCGCCGCACTCGAAGCCGCCCAACCGCAGGACAACCCGGCCGAGGCAGCTGTGTGCGAGCTGCTCGACACCCAACCCGCACATACCCGTACCGCACTCTCGCTACCTGTCCCCGCAGGCGCGTGCGCCCGCGTCCCGACCTGGCACAGCCGCCGATACTGGCTGAGTTTGTGCGAATGGATCACCGTCCACACCGAGCGCGGACGCGCCGCGCTCAAGCGTCATGGCATCGCTGCGAGAACATTTCTGCAGGTTTGCGCCGCCCACGCCGCATATGCCGAATCGACCACCGGGCGCCACGTCTACGCCTCCCTCGACACCCTCGCGGGTGCAGAAACAATGTCGATTGACAAGCTCAAGCGCGGCAGACGCGTGCTCAAGGCGCTCGAGCTCGGTGTCGAGCTGACCCGCGGCAAGAAACTCAACGCCGTCGAGCGTGAGGCCGCAGCCCGCCTCTACACCCACATCCACGGACAGTCCCCCGTGCGACTGCAGATCGGCGCTGCCAGTGTGTGGGCGTTGTCCGCACCCGCCTGGGCGGTGGAAGCCATGCCCTCACCGGACAAACCACACAAGCAGCCACGACGCCGCCCGACGCATTCGACCCCGAAGACCGGGTCATCCACCACCCGCGCTACTTCACCGACCCAGCGCAGGTCCCCGGATTCCGCACCCCAATCCCCTAGTGGTTCCTCTCTTCAGGATCTTTCCGTCAGGAAAGATCACCAAGCGCGCGAACGCGCAGGCGAGAAGAACTCGATACCGAGCGTGACCCGACCACTGGCCCTGCAACGAGCAGCCGCGCAGCTGGTCGACCGTATCCCCGCACTACGCACCATCGTCGGCATCGACGACGCCACCGGAAGACGCCGCGGCCACATCGGAACGATCTGCGACCTGCTACTCGACGCCGGTATCGACACCGACCGCTGGACCGGCATCGACATCGCAGCCGCTCTCACCCACGACGGCACCAGTCGCGGATGGACGTGGCCGACAACCGAGACGATGACCGCGCCGCTGCGATTGGTGGCCTACCGACTGTCCGGCCTTGACTGGACCGGCCCCTCCCCCACCGAACAGAAACTCCGCGGCCGCACGCGGCGCGGCGAAACCCCGGCAGAAGCGGCACACCGACTCGTCACGTCCTACCGCCGCGTCCTTGCCACCGCGTCGGCCACGCAGGCCCCCTTGGCGTCGGACGAGCATCGACGGACCGTGCGTGCGCAATTGGCAGCGGACCTCGCGGCAAAGAAAGCACCTGCGGGTTGCGCTCGGTGA
- a CDS encoding excalibur calcium-binding domain-containing protein, translating into MKARLAAAGFAAALMTLAAPAVASAGPLSWIASGSGSGSAGLGGPSYANCTEARQAGVAPIFRGEPGYAPHLDGDNDGIACE; encoded by the coding sequence ATGAAGGCACGTTTGGCTGCGGCCGGTTTCGCCGCTGCACTGATGACGCTCGCAGCACCCGCCGTGGCATCGGCCGGCCCGTTGTCCTGGATTGCGTCCGGCTCCGGTTCCGGCTCAGCCGGACTCGGTGGCCCCTCCTACGCGAACTGCACAGAAGCGCGTCAGGCCGGCGTCGCTCCGATCTTCCGCGGCGAGCCCGGCTACGCGCCACACCTCGACGGTGACAACGACGGAATCGCCTGCGAGTAA
- a CDS encoding glycosyl hydrolase, whose product MTFTDLPYTETQRADLARAVEQVRGDGQILLLTLEPFAGLAAVTEPVTRRLAADLAEFNAAGVPVIVRLAHEMNGSWYPWGQQPEQYVTMFRTVAAAVHEEAPESAMMWAPNYGGGYPFCGGRFEAAPGSAARAVLDTDGDGTLTSADDPYAPYYPGDEAVDWVGMSLYHWGAAYPWGENELPEPGKLAAQLTGNYRGAGGDDTVVPDFYTRYGVEHGKPVAIVETGALYNTAVESGQTAEFALKQAW is encoded by the coding sequence GTGACCTTCACGGATCTGCCGTACACCGAGACCCAGCGCGCCGACCTGGCCCGGGCGGTCGAGCAAGTGCGCGGCGATGGGCAGATCCTGTTGCTGACCCTCGAACCGTTCGCCGGTCTCGCGGCAGTCACCGAACCGGTGACGCGCCGGCTGGCGGCGGATCTGGCCGAGTTCAACGCCGCCGGGGTGCCGGTGATCGTGCGGTTGGCGCACGAGATGAACGGTTCGTGGTATCCGTGGGGGCAGCAACCGGAGCAGTACGTGACGATGTTCCGCACCGTGGCCGCGGCGGTGCACGAGGAGGCGCCGGAGTCCGCGATGATGTGGGCACCGAACTACGGCGGGGGTTATCCCTTCTGTGGCGGCCGGTTCGAAGCCGCGCCGGGCAGTGCGGCGCGGGCGGTGCTCGACACGGACGGGGACGGGACGCTGACGTCGGCGGATGATCCGTATGCGCCGTACTATCCCGGTGACGAGGCGGTGGACTGGGTGGGGATGTCGCTGTATCACTGGGGCGCGGCCTATCCGTGGGGAGAGAACGAACTGCCCGAGCCCGGCAAGCTGGCGGCGCAGCTGACCGGCAACTATCGCGGTGCCGGTGGGGATGACACCGTCGTCCCGGACTTCTACACCCGCTACGGGGTCGAGCACGGCAAACCGGTGGCGATCGTCGAGACCGGGGCGTTGTACAACACCGCAGTCGAGTCGGGGCAGACGGCGGAGTTCGCGCTCAAGCAGGCGTGGTGA
- a CDS encoding methionine synthase encodes MNTLLPTSIVGSLPKPSWLSEPEKLWSPWKLRDDELREGTLDAQTLAAHEQRRSGLDIISDGEQTRQHFVTTFIEHLKGVDFDRRETVRIRDRYDASVPTVVGAVSREKPVFAADATHLRAVTDKPIKWALPGPMTMIDTLYDDHYKSREKLAWEFATILNQEAKDLEAAGVDIIQIDEPAFNVFFDELKDWGVATLERATEGLSCETAVHICYGYGIKANTDWKATLGAEWRQYEESFPLLQQSSIDIVSLESHNSRVPADLIELLRGKKVMLGTIDVANDTVETPEEVAATLRRALPFVDADKLYPSTNCGMAPLDRRVARDKMVALATGAELLRRELC; translated from the coding sequence ATGAACACACTCCTGCCCACCTCGATCGTCGGTAGCCTGCCCAAGCCCTCCTGGCTTTCGGAGCCGGAGAAGCTCTGGTCGCCGTGGAAGCTGCGAGACGACGAACTGCGCGAAGGCACACTCGACGCCCAGACGCTCGCAGCACATGAGCAGCGTCGTTCCGGGCTCGACATCATCAGCGATGGTGAACAGACGCGTCAGCATTTCGTGACCACGTTCATCGAGCACCTCAAAGGCGTCGACTTCGACCGGCGCGAGACCGTGCGAATTCGTGACCGCTACGACGCGAGCGTCCCGACGGTTGTCGGCGCGGTCAGCCGCGAAAAGCCAGTGTTCGCAGCGGATGCGACGCATCTTCGAGCAGTGACCGACAAGCCGATCAAATGGGCCCTGCCCGGCCCGATGACAATGATCGACACGCTCTACGACGACCACTACAAGAGTCGCGAAAAGCTCGCATGGGAGTTCGCGACCATCTTGAACCAAGAAGCAAAGGACTTGGAAGCGGCCGGCGTCGACATCATCCAGATCGATGAGCCCGCGTTCAACGTGTTCTTCGACGAACTGAAGGACTGGGGCGTAGCGACGCTCGAGCGTGCGACCGAAGGGCTGAGCTGCGAAACTGCCGTTCACATCTGTTACGGCTACGGCATCAAAGCCAACACCGACTGGAAGGCAACGCTCGGGGCCGAATGGCGCCAATACGAAGAGTCGTTTCCACTGCTGCAACAGTCATCGATCGACATCGTGTCACTGGAGAGTCACAATTCGCGGGTGCCTGCCGACCTGATCGAATTACTTCGAGGCAAGAAGGTCATGCTGGGAACGATCGACGTGGCGAACGACACCGTCGAGACGCCCGAAGAGGTCGCCGCAACCCTTCGTCGCGCGCTCCCGTTTGTTGACGCAGACAAGCTCTACCCGAGTACCAATTGCGGTATGGCGCCACTCGACCGACGCGTCGCACGAGACAAGATGGTCGCGCTCGCTACGGGGGCCGAACTTCTGCGACGTGAGCTGTGCTAG
- a CDS encoding putative oxygenase MesX has translation MTDDWVFSIDTTRFDEDYTPSSKSRSTTNFANLARGEGRRQNLRNAVTMMNTRVNELVHWDNPRGDRYALELDIVSVDLHLASDGDDVAFPVIEVLDVDIVDTTTGARTEGIVGNNFSSYIRDYDFSVRLPGHRASGLPDDFGDLHGQVFQRFVESDEYRERFSQPPVICISVSTSRTYRRLTNHHPILGVEYAADEKSLTDRYFGKMGLRVRYFLPQGAVAPLAFYHRSDLLNDYSFLALAGTIATMETFQKIYRPEIYNANTAASEVYRPSLDHSNYSLPQVSYDRVERTRLAGMQGKFTEVNLMKPYGAVLQQWATKQSA, from the coding sequence ATGACCGACGACTGGGTCTTCAGCATCGATACGACGCGCTTCGATGAGGACTACACCCCCTCGTCCAAGTCGCGCAGCACGACAAACTTTGCGAATCTCGCACGCGGAGAGGGGCGTCGGCAGAATCTGCGCAACGCGGTGACAATGATGAACACCCGTGTCAACGAGTTGGTGCACTGGGACAACCCGCGCGGTGACCGCTACGCACTCGAGCTCGACATCGTCTCGGTGGACCTGCATCTCGCGTCGGACGGCGATGACGTCGCATTTCCGGTGATCGAAGTGCTCGACGTCGATATCGTCGACACCACCACGGGCGCCCGCACGGAAGGCATCGTCGGAAACAACTTCTCCTCATACATTCGCGACTACGATTTCAGCGTTCGGCTCCCGGGGCACCGAGCGTCGGGACTCCCCGACGACTTCGGCGATCTGCACGGGCAGGTCTTTCAGCGTTTCGTCGAATCGGACGAGTATCGCGAACGGTTCTCGCAGCCCCCGGTCATCTGCATCAGCGTTTCGACGTCCAGGACGTACCGTCGGCTCACGAATCACCACCCGATTCTCGGGGTGGAGTATGCGGCAGATGAGAAGTCGCTCACCGATCGGTATTTCGGGAAGATGGGGCTCAGGGTGCGCTACTTCCTGCCTCAGGGGGCCGTCGCTCCATTGGCCTTCTACCACCGCAGTGACTTGCTCAACGACTATTCGTTTCTCGCACTCGCGGGAACGATCGCGACGATGGAGACCTTTCAGAAGATCTATCGTCCCGAGATCTACAACGCGAACACTGCGGCGTCGGAGGTGTACCGGCCGAGTCTCGACCACAGCAACTATTCACTTCCACAAGTGAGCTACGACCGTGTCGAGCGCACTCGCCTCGCGGGCATGCAGGGAAAGTTCACTGAGGTGAATCTCATGAAACCGTATGGCGCTGTTCTTCAACAGTGGGCTACCAAGCAATCCGCCTGA
- a CDS encoding LysR family transcriptional regulator has product MARDIAGTVRGITLQQLRYFVEVAAEGSISAASDLLYVAQPTVSSALKDLESRVGRTLFVRSTRGVMLTDDGVEFLGYARQVVEQAELLEQRYLGRGPSRRLLAVSTQHYSFVVDAFARMVKASEAAEYVFSLRETRTWDIIEDVRTLRSELGVLYRNEFNENVINKLIREAGLVFTPLFLASPHIFIARTNPLAGRKSVTLSDLEDLPRLTFDQGVNNSFYLAEEILSTRSSKQDIRVSDRATIFNLMIGLGGYTISTGIVSDDLDPSIVAVPLDVDERIEIGWIGHASVALTTQAQRFVTEMRDVVSGFGVDLLT; this is encoded by the coding sequence ATGGCACGTGACATCGCGGGAACGGTGCGGGGAATCACCCTTCAGCAGTTGCGGTACTTCGTGGAGGTGGCCGCCGAAGGATCCATCAGTGCCGCGTCGGACCTGCTTTATGTCGCGCAACCGACCGTGTCCTCCGCGCTGAAAGACCTCGAAAGTCGAGTAGGACGTACGCTTTTCGTTCGCTCGACCCGTGGAGTGATGCTCACCGACGACGGGGTGGAGTTTCTCGGCTACGCGCGCCAGGTGGTCGAGCAAGCAGAACTCCTGGAACAGCGGTATCTGGGTCGCGGGCCCTCGCGCCGGCTCCTGGCCGTATCGACTCAGCACTACTCGTTTGTCGTCGACGCTTTCGCCCGCATGGTGAAAGCGTCCGAAGCTGCGGAGTATGTGTTCAGTCTTCGAGAGACCCGCACATGGGACATCATCGAGGATGTCCGCACATTGCGAAGTGAACTCGGTGTGCTCTATCGCAACGAGTTCAACGAAAATGTGATCAACAAGCTGATTCGTGAAGCCGGGCTGGTCTTCACGCCGTTGTTTCTGGCGTCGCCGCACATCTTCATCGCCCGCACGAACCCCCTCGCAGGGCGAAAGAGCGTGACGCTCAGTGATCTCGAGGATTTGCCGCGGCTCACGTTCGACCAGGGTGTGAACAATTCCTTCTACCTCGCTGAGGAGATCCTCTCCACCCGTTCATCGAAGCAAGACATTCGGGTGAGTGATCGAGCGACCATCTTCAACCTCATGATCGGGCTGGGCGGGTACACCATCTCTACCGGCATCGTCTCGGACGATCTCGATCCGTCTATCGTCGCCGTTCCGCTCGACGTGGACGAGCGCATCGAGATCGGTTGGATCGGTCATGCCTCGGTAGCTTTGACCACCCAGGCTCAGCGATTCGTGACGGAGATGCGCGACGTGGTGTCGGGGTTCGGAGTCGATCTGCTGACATAG
- a CDS encoding IS1380 family transposase has protein sequence MSKSTSPYPHLSASGTGTGVVSHAGAVLLLRTAEKTGLTTALTTELAQFRKPLARHDPGKILLDLALSLAIGGDCLADINQLRAHPELFGQVASDPTVSRLITTLAGDADTALAAIGRARATARAHAWTAAGSVAPDHAIDEHTPLVIDIDATLVTAHSDKESAAPNFKRGFGFHPLCAFVDHGEHGTGEPVAMLLRPGNAGSNTAADHVTVVQGALAQLPFDPGYRVGKKVLVRIDGAGGTHSLIEYLTKRRLSYSVGFGLTDAYAAAIDLVPEQAWTPAYDSDGQVRDGAWVTEITGLLDLSTWPTGMRVIVRKERPHPGAQLRFTDRDGLRLTAFVTNTRRGQLPDLELRHRRRARCEDRIRTAKATGLQNLPLHGFDQNRIWLALVQLACELTAWMQMLAFTEVPARRWEPKRLRLRVLSIAGKIARHARQVRLRLAATAPGVDVLVAGLNRLTALPAPV, from the coding sequence GTGAGCAAGTCTACGTCCCCCTACCCACACCTGTCCGCATCGGGTACCGGAACCGGCGTCGTGTCCCATGCCGGCGCTGTCCTGCTGCTGCGCACCGCCGAGAAAACCGGCCTCACCACAGCATTGACGACCGAACTCGCTCAGTTCCGGAAACCGTTGGCACGCCACGATCCTGGCAAGATCCTCCTCGACCTCGCGCTCTCCCTGGCGATCGGCGGGGACTGCCTCGCCGACATCAACCAACTACGCGCCCACCCCGAACTGTTCGGCCAGGTGGCCTCCGACCCGACTGTCTCCCGCCTGATCACCACCCTCGCCGGTGATGCCGACACCGCTCTCGCCGCGATCGGACGGGCCCGCGCTACCGCCCGCGCCCACGCCTGGACCGCCGCCGGGTCGGTGGCACCCGATCACGCCATCGACGAGCACACACCGCTGGTCATCGACATCGATGCCACCCTCGTCACCGCGCACTCGGACAAGGAATCTGCTGCCCCGAACTTCAAACGCGGCTTCGGGTTTCATCCGCTGTGTGCGTTCGTCGACCACGGTGAGCACGGCACCGGTGAACCCGTCGCGATGCTGCTGCGCCCGGGCAATGCCGGTTCGAACACCGCCGCCGATCACGTCACTGTCGTGCAGGGCGCCCTGGCGCAGTTGCCGTTCGACCCGGGATATCGGGTCGGGAAGAAGGTGCTGGTCCGGATCGATGGTGCCGGTGGCACCCACTCCTTGATCGAGTATCTGACCAAGCGCAGGCTCTCGTATTCGGTGGGATTCGGGTTGACCGACGCCTATGCCGCCGCGATCGATCTGGTTCCCGAGCAGGCATGGACTCCGGCTTACGACTCGGACGGGCAGGTCCGGGACGGGGCCTGGGTCACCGAGATCACCGGGCTGCTCGACCTGTCGACGTGGCCGACCGGCATGCGCGTGATCGTCAGGAAGGAGAGACCGCATCCGGGTGCGCAGTTGCGGTTCACCGACCGTGACGGCCTGCGGTTGACGGCGTTCGTGACCAACACCCGCCGCGGGCAACTCCCCGATCTGGAGTTGCGGCACCGCCGTCGGGCTCGGTGCGAGGACCGGATCCGGACAGCGAAAGCAACCGGGCTGCAGAATCTTCCGCTGCACGGGTTCGATCAGAACCGGATCTGGCTCGCGCTCGTGCAACTGGCATGCGAGTTGACCGCGTGGATGCAGATGCTGGCATTCACCGAGGTCCCGGCGCGGCGGTGGGAGCCGAAACGGCTGCGGCTGCGGGTGCTGTCGATCGCCGGGAAGATCGCCCGCCATGCCCGTCAGGTTCGGCTGCGGCTGGCCGCGACGGCTCCCGGTGTCGATGTTCTCGTGGCCGGCCTGAACCGGCTCACCGCGCTACCTGCACCTGTGTGA
- a CDS encoding IS3 family transposase (programmed frameshift), giving the protein MTKKKYSDEFKADAVRLYESRPEVSYSSLAADLGVARGSLKTWVHLARKKAAMARSAPEKSVDASETPEEQCARMQAEIEQIRARNQALVAENDKLSEERDILRKATKYFGGRDELVIRFRFVDDHRDTHEVKRMCTVLGIHRSSYYKWRAGKAARLARQQADAALVDRIRAHHQEWDHTLGYRRMTAELADDDQVPGTVNHKRVARLMRQNNIVGVHLRKPKNTTIKDPGAQVFEDLVNRDFTADEPGRVFVGDITYLPHSGTGEFLYLATVIDVCSKRLVGWSIAGHMRTELVENALDNAAAARGSLEGAIFHSDHGRQFTSSDYQATCRRHGVRQSMGQIGSSADNAMAESFNASLKRETLQGAKRWFDEAQSRTEVFRWITRYNTRRRHSSLGNRSPLDFEVDHGATLDQAA; this is encoded by the exons ATGACGAAGAAGAAGTACTCTGACGAGTTCAAGGCCGACGCCGTGCGACTCTACGAGAGCCGCCCGGAAGTGTCGTACTCGTCGTTGGCCGCGGATCTGGGAGTCGCTCGGGGGTCGTTGAAGACATGGGTGCATCTGGCGCGTAAGAAGGCCGCGATGGCGCGGTCTGCGCCCGAAAAGAGCGTGGATGCCTCGGAGACACCCGAGGAGCAGTGCGCGCGGATGCAGGCCGAGATCGAGCAGATCCGGGCCCGCAACCAGGCTTTGGTCGCGGAGAACGACAAGCTCAGCGAGGAACGAGACATCCTGCGCAAGGCCACGAAATATTTCG GCGGCAGAGACGAACTGGTGATCCGCTTCCGGTTCGTTGACGACCACCGGGACACCCATGAGGTGAAGCGGATGTGCACGGTGCTCGGCATCCACCGGTCGAGCTACTACAAGTGGCGAGCCGGAAAGGCGGCTCGGCTTGCCCGCCAGCAGGCCGATGCGGCGCTAGTCGACCGAATACGTGCCCACCACCAGGAATGGGACCACACCCTCGGTTACCGGCGGATGACCGCCGAACTGGCCGATGATGACCAGGTGCCGGGCACGGTCAATCACAAGCGGGTGGCCAGGTTGATGCGACAGAACAACATCGTCGGTGTGCATCTGCGTAAACCGAAGAACACGACGATCAAGGATCCTGGGGCACAGGTCTTCGAAGACCTGGTCAACCGTGATTTCACCGCCGACGAGCCTGGACGAGTATTCGTCGGTGACATCACTTACCTTCCCCACAGCGGCACCGGTGAGTTCCTCTACCTGGCGACCGTGATCGACGTGTGTTCCAAACGGCTCGTCGGCTGGTCGATCGCAGGTCACATGCGTACCGAGCTCGTGGAGAACGCGCTCGACAATGCGGCCGCGGCACGAGGGTCGCTGGAAGGAGCGATTTTCCACTCGGATCACGGACGTCAATTCACCTCCTCGGACTACCAGGCGACATGTCGCCGGCACGGCGTGCGGCAATCGATGGGCCAAATCGGGTCGAGCGCCGACAACGCGATGGCCGAGTCCTTCAATGCGTCGTTGAAGCGGGAGACGCTTCAGGGCGCGAAACGCTGGTTCGACGAAGCGCAATCCCGCACCGAGGTTTTCCGCTGGATCACTCGATACAACACACGCCGACGGCACTCATCACTGGGGAACCGATCACCACTTGACTTCGAGGTCGACCATGGGGCTACCCTCGATCAGGCCGCTTGA
- a CDS encoding IS3 family transposase (programmed frameshift) has protein sequence MSRKNYSEEFRRQAVELYESTPGATIRGIAADLGVVRGTLTGWIDQYGTGTKTHVDGTRVHTPARPHSLSSGTGSESETVEQKLARLEAENAALRAEATKLTTEREILRKAAKYFGRGDELVTRFQFVADHSDTYQVKRLCELVELERSSYYAWKSAEPDRTARAAADAQLAERIRAIHTEDNTYGAPRITAELNDGVTVNERVNHKRVARVMRQNSIVGYRRRRRVTTTVPEPADQKVPDLLERDFTAPAPNCIYVGDITYLPIEGGANLYLATVIDCYSRKLAGWAIADHMRTDLVADALLAAHGDRNGLSGSIFHSDHGAQYTSKDFASLCADLGVTQSMGKVGTSADNSLAESFNAALKREVLQNANVWSDEATCRRQVFRWVTRYNTRRRHSWCGHRSPNTYETLYIATLASAA, from the exons ATGTCACGAAAGAACTACTCGGAGGAGTTCCGGCGCCAGGCGGTCGAGTTGTACGAGTCCACGCCGGGCGCGACGATCCGAGGTATCGCCGCTGACCTCGGGGTCGTGCGCGGCACCTTGACAGGCTGGATCGACCAGTACGGGACCGGCACCAAAACCCACGTCGACGGCACCCGGGTGCATACTCCGGCACGGCCTCATAGCCTGAGCTCCGGCACGGGTAGCGAATCGGAGACCGTCGAGCAGAAACTCGCCCGTCTCGAAGCCGAGAATGCCGCCCTACGAGCGGAAGCAACCAAGCTCACCACCGAACGCGAGATCCTTCGTAAGGCGGCCAAGTATTTCG GCCGGGGAGACGAACTGGTGACCCGCTTCCAGTTCGTCGCCGACCATTCCGACACCTATCAGGTGAAGCGGTTGTGCGAGCTCGTCGAGCTCGAGCGTTCGTCCTACTACGCCTGGAAGTCCGCCGAGCCGGACAGGACCGCTCGCGCCGCGGCCGACGCGCAGCTGGCCGAACGAATCCGGGCGATCCATACCGAGGACAACACCTACGGAGCACCCAGGATCACCGCAGAACTCAACGATGGCGTCACCGTGAACGAGAGGGTCAACCACAAGCGGGTGGCCCGGGTGATGCGTCAGAACAGCATTGTCGGCTACCGCCGTCGACGACGGGTCACGACCACCGTCCCAGAACCTGCGGACCAGAAGGTGCCCGACCTGCTCGAGCGGGACTTCACCGCCCCTGCACCGAACTGTATCTACGTCGGCGACATTACATATTTACCGATCGAGGGCGGTGCCAACCTGTATCTGGCGACGGTGATCGATTGCTACTCCCGCAAACTCGCCGGCTGGGCGATCGCCGACCATATGCGCACCGACCTCGTCGCCGACGCTCTCCTTGCTGCTCATGGAGATCGTAATGGATTGTCCGGGTCTATCTTTCACTCCGATCACGGCGCGCAATACACCTCGAAGGATTTCGCTTCCCTCTGCGCCGACCTCGGCGTCACCCAGTCGATGGGTAAAGTCGGCACGAGCGCCGACAACAGTCTCGCCGAATCCTTCAACGCCGCCCTCAAACGAGAAGTCCTCCAGAACGCGAACGTCTGGTCGGACGAAGCCACGTGCCGGCGTCAGGTGTTCCGTTGGGTCACCCGCTACAACACCCGACGACGACATTCCTGGTGCGGACACCGGTCCCCGAACACCTACGAGACCCTCTACATCGCTACGCTGGCATCCGCGGCGTAA
- a CDS encoding TIGR02391 family protein encodes MPPGIAPAVYPKQTCPEHAALAAARKVDRAAGKAREASAITGMKIAVEGRGAIDPIAAWGTIRQPRPLLGVDDVYTGCDQIKGHLEQMIAHAETQTAPPMDSAAVHPLVWGAAGRLWRDGHYRLAGTSAAEALVAQVTTLTNRNDVAETALWQETFADKPPAPGRPRLRWPGDSNDRTVKSMNEGLRQFTAGMQLTIRNSAAHDTREMLQQDALERLAVLSVVARLVDQCDLLEAPTSQGNSP; translated from the coding sequence TTGCCGCCCGGCATCGCGCCAGCTGTATATCCCAAGCAGACCTGCCCCGAGCATGCCGCGCTAGCAGCCGCGCGCAAGGTCGATCGTGCTGCAGGCAAGGCGCGCGAGGCCTCGGCCATCACAGGAATGAAGATCGCCGTAGAAGGACGCGGCGCGATAGACCCGATCGCAGCCTGGGGAACCATCAGGCAGCCTCGACCGCTCCTGGGAGTCGACGACGTGTACACCGGCTGTGACCAGATCAAAGGTCATCTCGAACAGATGATTGCCCACGCAGAGACCCAGACAGCGCCACCGATGGATAGTGCGGCGGTGCACCCGCTCGTTTGGGGTGCTGCTGGCCGACTGTGGCGCGACGGCCACTATCGCCTTGCAGGCACATCAGCGGCGGAAGCACTCGTCGCACAGGTCACGACGTTGACGAATCGCAACGATGTGGCAGAAACAGCCCTTTGGCAGGAAACCTTCGCCGATAAGCCTCCAGCGCCGGGTCGACCACGGTTGCGGTGGCCAGGAGATTCAAACGACCGGACCGTGAAGTCGATGAACGAAGGGCTGCGGCAGTTCACGGCGGGAATGCAGCTGACGATCCGAAACTCAGCGGCGCACGATACTCGTGAGATGCTGCAGCAGGATGCCCTCGAGCGACTTGCGGTGCTGAGCGTGGTCGCGCGACTGGTCGACCAATGTGACCTGCTCGAAGCACCTACATCGCAGGGGAATTCCCCATGA